One Gimesia aquarii DNA segment encodes these proteins:
- a CDS encoding DNA-directed RNA polymerase subunit omega, whose protein sequence is MLEEFKEEEIVNKVGGRFKLSSLIQKRIVALNRGARPLVEMQTKNHIEVVVKEIMEDKIYLDQSGEVAINDDGSPLDAVEFDDAGPTLEDLI, encoded by the coding sequence ATGCTGGAAGAATTTAAAGAAGAAGAGATCGTTAACAAAGTTGGCGGTCGATTTAAATTGTCTTCACTTATTCAGAAACGAATCGTCGCTCTCAACCGAGGGGCGCGGCCACTGGTTGAGATGCAAACTAAAAACCATATTGAAGTGGTCGTCAAAGAGATCATGGAAGATAAGATCTATCTGGATCAATCAGGCGAAGTTGCGATCAATGATGATGGAAGTCCTTTAGATGCAGTCGAATTTGATGATGCAGGTCCTACACTCGAAGATCTGATTTAA
- the cimA gene encoding citramalate synthase, producing the protein MARIQMYDTTLRDGSQGEGINFSLEDKLQITVKLDEMGFDYIEGGYPLSNPKDTEYFQRVAEMDLKHAKVTAFGMTRRKDIAAKDDVGMQALRDSQAPVVTIVGKTWDLHVTEVLRVSLEENLAMITDSVSFIKSCGREVIYDAEHFFDGFRANPDYALKTIKAAAEGGADIIIPCDTNGGSLPEVIAKYLDLVRSELKTPLGIHCHNDCDVAIANSLTAVEHGAVQVQGTVNGIGERCGNADLISVIANLVTKQEGHSVLLDNNLHNLTELSRYVYELANMNFRSSQPFVGSSAFAHKGGMHVHAVNRIARSYEHIEPEVVGNERKVLVSELSGRSNIVAKTTKYKLDHDPELLTKILEKVQDLENIGYQFEAAEASFDLLVKKVAGTFTPHFEKIHYRVNVESDHTHEPLTEATIKLNVNSHQEHVVGEGDGPVNALDTALRKALCPAYPALEKMHLVDYKVRVINSAEGTAARVRVVIESRDEHDVWSSIGVSENIIEASWLALVDSVEYKLYKDKGTFSD; encoded by the coding sequence ATGGCCCGAATTCAGATGTATGACACAACTTTGCGGGATGGCAGCCAGGGAGAAGGCATCAACTTCTCATTGGAAGATAAGCTGCAAATTACCGTAAAGCTTGATGAAATGGGCTTCGACTATATTGAAGGTGGCTATCCGCTTTCAAATCCCAAAGACACAGAATATTTCCAGCGCGTCGCAGAAATGGATCTGAAACACGCTAAAGTCACTGCCTTTGGAATGACACGTCGTAAAGATATTGCCGCAAAAGATGATGTTGGCATGCAGGCACTCCGCGACTCCCAGGCACCCGTTGTTACTATCGTCGGTAAGACTTGGGATTTGCATGTCACAGAAGTTCTACGAGTGAGTCTCGAAGAGAATCTGGCCATGATTACAGATTCAGTCTCCTTCATTAAATCGTGCGGACGTGAAGTGATCTATGACGCGGAGCACTTCTTTGATGGATTTCGAGCGAATCCGGATTACGCTTTAAAAACGATTAAGGCAGCTGCCGAAGGTGGCGCAGATATCATTATCCCCTGCGATACGAATGGCGGAAGCCTGCCTGAAGTCATTGCCAAATATCTCGACCTCGTTCGAAGTGAGTTGAAAACCCCTCTGGGCATTCACTGTCACAACGATTGTGATGTCGCAATAGCTAACTCATTAACTGCGGTAGAGCATGGAGCCGTACAAGTTCAGGGTACGGTCAATGGAATCGGCGAGCGTTGTGGAAATGCTGATCTGATTAGTGTGATCGCCAATCTAGTCACAAAACAGGAAGGCCATTCGGTTCTACTTGACAACAATTTACATAATCTGACCGAACTATCGCGCTATGTTTACGAACTGGCAAATATGAATTTTCGATCGAGCCAACCGTTTGTTGGTAGTAGTGCCTTTGCACACAAAGGCGGCATGCACGTTCACGCCGTCAATCGTATCGCCAGAAGTTACGAACACATCGAACCGGAAGTGGTTGGTAATGAGCGGAAAGTACTTGTCAGTGAGCTGTCCGGCCGTTCCAACATTGTCGCAAAAACGACAAAATATAAACTCGATCATGATCCAGAGCTTCTTACCAAAATCTTGGAAAAGGTTCAGGATCTGGAAAACATCGGCTATCAGTTTGAAGCGGCGGAAGCCTCGTTCGATCTGCTCGTCAAAAAAGTCGCAGGAACATTCACACCTCACTTCGAGAAAATTCATTATCGAGTCAATGTTGAATCAGATCACACTCATGAACCGCTTACAGAAGCGACCATTAAACTAAACGTCAACAGTCATCAGGAACATGTTGTCGGCGAAGGCGATGGTCCTGTCAACGCATTAGACACGGCACTCCGCAAAGCCCTCTGCCCTGCTTACCCAGCACTCGAAAAGATGCATCTGGTTGATTACAAAGTACGTGTCATCAACTCTGCAGAGGGCACTGCCGCCCGCGTACGAGTAGTCATTGAGAGTAGAGATGAACACGATGTCTGGAGCAGTATCGGAGTCAGTGAAAATATCATCGAAGCGAGCTGGCTGGCACTCGTAGATAGCGTCGAATACAAGCTCTATAAGGATAAAGGAACTTTTTCCGACTAG
- a CDS encoding DNA translocase FtsK: protein MIDIQRFKTDLIALGLLAVTVFLGLSLFSYDPADPPAQLVYPVREAAQNLCGTTGAHVAHLLRTGFGVGAWGIFLALIVIDMRMFSRQQAVGAMVELFGLALILASVCIVSQMMLGNNSTTPLIGSGGYIGALGFSFLEAKFSVAGSLILLASMFFAGLLLTADTMPVRFLFSCLSFPFRILSRDPSELEEEAEEEYEEDEDEDVVAEDEEEEYEEEVVAAPKLKKAKVRKPIKVNPPAGLRLSREPRPIEQKKNSSYKLPGLELLEEAENFPFELLAKKAEEAAEVLENTFADFGLDIQVSEIDTGPVLTLFELNLKPGLRVAKVTALAHDLAVALRVPSVRVVPSIPGKNTVGVEVPNEKQVMVRLKELIEACSQEADRNRIPLFMGKDVSGRPLTADLSKLPHLLIAGRTGTGKSVCLNTLILSLLMTRTPNEVKMLMIDPKMVELSGYKRIPHLMHPVITDMKKAEAVLAWAVDKMEERYDLLARCGARNIESFNKLGKQKILELADIDPDSEEAQQMPEKMPSIVIVADEIADMMMTSGKDVEAHIIRLAQKSRAVGIHLVLATQKPTVDVITGLIKSNLPARISFQVASRGDSRVVLDENGADALLGNGDMLYLAPGTSKLTRAQGAYVSDEEIENVIDFFGDMEPEYSPELAQITAANSKKNNGGESERKEDSLYNEAVEVVIREGRGSVSLLQRALGVGYGRGARLIDYMAEDGIVGEYNGSQAREVLYTIDEWEAAKQNDFQDDYEEEEYEEEFV, encoded by the coding sequence ATGATCGACATTCAACGGTTCAAAACAGATTTAATTGCGCTTGGGTTGCTGGCAGTCACAGTCTTTCTCGGACTGAGTCTCTTCAGCTATGACCCCGCTGATCCTCCTGCGCAACTGGTCTACCCTGTCCGTGAAGCCGCTCAAAATCTGTGTGGAACTACAGGAGCCCATGTCGCTCATCTTTTGCGAACCGGCTTTGGTGTAGGTGCCTGGGGAATCTTTCTGGCGTTGATCGTGATTGATATGCGTATGTTTTCACGTCAACAGGCAGTTGGCGCGATGGTAGAACTCTTTGGACTTGCGCTGATTTTAGCCTCGGTCTGTATTGTCAGTCAAATGATGTTAGGCAATAACAGCACGACACCTCTGATTGGCAGTGGTGGTTATATTGGTGCACTTGGATTCTCATTTTTGGAAGCAAAATTTTCTGTTGCTGGTTCCTTAATTCTGTTAGCTTCCATGTTTTTTGCAGGGCTCTTATTAACAGCTGATACGATGCCTGTCCGGTTTCTTTTTTCCTGTCTCTCATTTCCGTTTCGAATTTTAAGCCGTGACCCTTCAGAATTGGAGGAAGAAGCTGAAGAAGAATACGAAGAGGACGAAGACGAAGATGTCGTCGCTGAAGATGAAGAAGAAGAGTATGAAGAAGAAGTCGTTGCCGCTCCAAAACTGAAAAAAGCGAAAGTTCGAAAACCGATCAAAGTGAATCCGCCAGCGGGCCTTCGCCTGTCGCGCGAGCCTCGACCCATCGAGCAAAAAAAAAACAGCTCGTATAAGCTGCCCGGGCTAGAACTTCTGGAAGAAGCGGAAAACTTTCCATTTGAGTTATTAGCGAAAAAAGCGGAAGAAGCAGCCGAAGTTTTGGAAAATACATTCGCCGATTTTGGCTTGGATATTCAAGTTTCTGAAATCGATACCGGTCCCGTTTTAACTCTATTCGAACTCAATTTGAAACCTGGATTACGTGTTGCCAAAGTGACAGCACTGGCTCATGACCTCGCGGTCGCCTTACGAGTGCCATCAGTGCGAGTTGTGCCTTCTATCCCCGGAAAAAATACGGTGGGTGTCGAAGTTCCTAACGAAAAGCAAGTCATGGTACGTTTGAAAGAACTGATTGAGGCCTGTTCTCAAGAAGCAGATCGCAATCGAATTCCACTATTCATGGGTAAAGACGTGAGTGGCCGCCCTCTGACAGCTGACCTGTCTAAACTGCCTCATCTATTGATTGCAGGACGTACTGGAACAGGTAAAAGTGTCTGTCTCAATACACTCATTCTTTCGTTACTGATGACGCGGACTCCCAACGAAGTCAAGATGTTGATGATCGACCCAAAAATGGTGGAGTTAAGTGGTTACAAGCGAATTCCCCATTTGATGCACCCTGTAATTACCGATATGAAAAAAGCGGAAGCAGTTTTGGCGTGGGCTGTCGACAAAATGGAAGAACGCTATGACCTTCTCGCTCGCTGTGGTGCTCGGAACATTGAAAGCTTCAACAAACTCGGAAAACAAAAAATCTTAGAGCTGGCTGACATTGATCCTGATTCAGAAGAAGCACAGCAAATGCCAGAAAAAATGCCTTCCATCGTGATCGTTGCAGATGAAATTGCAGATATGATGATGACATCAGGTAAAGATGTGGAAGCACACATTATCCGTCTGGCTCAGAAATCGCGGGCTGTGGGCATTCACCTGGTACTCGCAACTCAAAAACCAACCGTCGATGTCATTACAGGGCTGATTAAATCTAACCTCCCTGCCCGAATTTCGTTTCAGGTTGCCAGCCGTGGTGATAGCCGTGTGGTATTGGATGAAAATGGTGCTGATGCTCTGCTCGGCAATGGTGATATGCTCTACCTGGCTCCCGGAACCAGTAAACTGACTCGTGCTCAAGGAGCCTACGTGAGTGATGAAGAAATCGAAAATGTAATCGACTTCTTTGGCGATATGGAACCAGAATACAGTCCAGAACTGGCTCAAATCACAGCCGCAAACTCAAAGAAGAATAATGGTGGTGAGTCTGAACGTAAAGAGGACAGCCTGTATAATGAGGCAGTTGAAGTGGTTATTCGCGAAGGCCGCGGCTCTGTTTCTCTATTACAACGAGCACTTGGAGTAGGCTATGGTCGTGGTGCCCGTTTGATCGATTACATGGCAGAAGATGGTATTGTCGGTGAGTACAACGGCTCACAGGCACGTGAAGTCTTGTATACAATCGATGAATGGGAAGCCGCAAAGCAAAACGACTTCCAAGACGATTATGAAGAAGAAGAATACGAAGAAGAGTTCGTATAA
- a CDS encoding bifunctional nuclease family protein → MLVEMELSRIIISEIGDQQVIYLREVNGERIFPILIGIFEATTIDRRVNQEFSPQRPLTHDLLKNTIESLGGRLTDIVITHLEDHTYYAMLRVDQNGELVEIDSRPSDAIALSIHYDPPVPIFVHESVLEQTSK, encoded by the coding sequence TTGCTTGTTGAAATGGAGTTATCTCGCATTATTATCAGCGAGATTGGTGACCAGCAGGTGATTTATCTGCGCGAAGTGAATGGGGAACGTATCTTTCCGATCCTGATTGGTATTTTTGAAGCAACTACCATTGACCGTCGCGTGAATCAGGAATTCTCACCTCAGCGTCCCTTAACACATGACTTGTTAAAAAATACGATTGAATCACTGGGTGGGAGGCTCACAGATATTGTGATCACACATCTGGAAGACCACACTTACTATGCAATGTTACGAGTCGATCAGAATGGAGAATTGGTAGAAATTGACAGTCGTCCCAGCGATGCGATTGCCTTATCGATTCATTACGATCCACCTGTTCCGATCTTCGTCCATGAATCCGTGCTGGAGCAGACTTCCAAGTAA
- the gmk gene encoding guanylate kinase, producing the protein MSNPQAEIPIVVLSGPTASGKTTIVKRLLQESPVKLIKAISATTRPIRNGEIDGQDYYFLTPEEFEERRKNNELLECEQVHGLGYWYGTLKSEVDRAAKEGGWPFLEIDVQGTLKLKEQFPQTMTLFVRTSSDEEYEKRIRDRGTESEEIIEKRLATIRKELELAEYYNHVIINDELDRAVNEIGTILKQREQEINAGRI; encoded by the coding sequence GTGTCAAATCCTCAAGCAGAAATACCAATCGTCGTACTCTCTGGACCGACTGCCAGCGGTAAAACCACGATCGTAAAACGGCTATTGCAAGAGTCTCCTGTCAAATTGATCAAAGCCATCTCAGCCACGACTCGTCCGATACGTAACGGAGAAATTGATGGCCAGGACTACTATTTCCTGACGCCAGAAGAATTTGAGGAACGACGGAAAAATAACGAATTACTTGAGTGCGAACAGGTACATGGGTTGGGATACTGGTACGGTACGCTAAAATCGGAAGTAGATCGCGCAGCCAAAGAAGGTGGCTGGCCCTTTCTCGAAATAGATGTTCAAGGTACATTGAAGCTTAAAGAACAGTTTCCACAGACCATGACGCTGTTTGTCAGAACGAGTTCTGATGAAGAATATGAAAAGCGAATTCGGGATCGAGGGACGGAATCAGAAGAAATTATCGAAAAACGGCTCGCAACGATCCGTAAGGAGTTGGAGTTGGCCGAGTATTATAATCATGTCATTATTAATGACGAACTGGATCGGGCTGTCAATGAAATTGGCACCATCCTGAAACAACGGGAGCAAGAAATCAATGCTGGAAGAATTTAA
- a CDS encoding valine--tRNA ligase produces the protein MTESLDKQYHPESAQEKWYQFWEEKGYFHAEPNPEKQQHTIMIPLPNVTGALHMGHALNGTLQDLITRWRRMEGYEALWMPGTDHAGIATQAVVERRMKEEENLTRHDIGRDALVERIWEWKDQYEKRILNQLRKLGASCDWQRTRFTLDEMCSKAVRRTFLKLFSDGLIFRGKRLVNWDPFLQTAVADDEVFSEDVDGQFWTFQYPVVDSDERISFSTTRPETMLGDTAVCVHPSDERYTHLIGKNVRIPLNGREIPIIADALLADKDLGTGAVKVTPAHDPNDYACGLRNDLELINILNPDGTINEAGEDYAGLDRYEARKKIVADMDQLGFFIEVEDRLIPVKHSDRSKTPIEPYLSDQWFVKMDTLAQSAIDAVEDGRVRFFPSRYSKTYLDWLKEKRDWCISRQLWWGHRIPIWYCETCSEEDLKQAFDDRYDVSYRRDDEDTCWLICSETDLTGDELGADHQLTQDEDVLDTWFSSALWPHATLGWPDKNPDLDYFYPGSVLVTSRDIITLWVARMVLTGLYNMDDIPFKHVCIHPKILDGFGQTMSKSKGNGVDPMDLIDKYGVDAVRFTIASFAGETQDVRLPVGYEDPETGEVVPQTLKHQKTIPAGGEKPRIKFPKSGKTYQYTSPWFDPDPGEKVARIVSERFEYGRNFCNKLWNASRFAMLNLEGYTPAPLNEADLTMEDRWILSRLSSVAEEMTTVLNRYQFDVATRAIRDFTWNEFCDWYLEMIKPRLWDKDQKPAAQRVLVGVLDSLLRLLQPFVPFITEELWQRLNEIAPERGLFNPEPAVESVTIAAWPEPPKGWQDSQLEKRFERLQEMIVAVRNIRAVYKISPSVPLKLFLRCESEVADDMQNVASQFDNLAKTLLESAGADVQRPSGSATFSLNDVDGFISLEGVIDLEAELKRLEVEAEKQKKHIEGTEKKLANKNFVDRAPAEVVEGVKETLAGLQKKHQSILETIAQLKEK, from the coding sequence ATGACCGAATCGCTTGATAAACAATATCATCCTGAGAGTGCACAAGAGAAATGGTATCAATTCTGGGAAGAGAAAGGCTATTTCCACGCCGAACCGAACCCGGAAAAACAACAACACACGATTATGATTCCGCTTCCCAACGTTACAGGTGCCCTGCATATGGGTCACGCGTTGAATGGAACTCTGCAGGATCTGATTACCCGCTGGCGTCGGATGGAAGGATATGAAGCGCTCTGGATGCCGGGAACCGATCATGCTGGCATCGCGACACAGGCGGTTGTTGAACGCCGCATGAAAGAAGAAGAAAATCTGACTCGCCACGATATCGGACGTGATGCATTAGTAGAGCGTATCTGGGAATGGAAAGACCAGTATGAAAAACGAATTCTAAATCAATTACGTAAACTGGGAGCCAGTTGCGATTGGCAGCGTACGCGTTTCACACTGGATGAGATGTGCTCCAAAGCAGTGAGACGCACATTTCTGAAACTCTTTTCCGATGGTCTGATTTTTCGTGGTAAACGCCTGGTAAACTGGGATCCATTCTTGCAAACCGCCGTTGCCGATGATGAGGTGTTTTCAGAAGATGTCGATGGACAGTTCTGGACGTTCCAATATCCGGTAGTCGATAGTGATGAACGGATTTCCTTTTCTACCACACGCCCTGAAACAATGCTCGGTGACACAGCGGTCTGTGTGCATCCTTCAGATGAGCGGTATACTCATTTAATTGGAAAAAACGTACGCATTCCATTAAACGGACGTGAAATCCCGATTATCGCAGACGCTTTACTGGCAGATAAAGATCTGGGAACCGGAGCCGTCAAAGTCACTCCCGCCCATGATCCGAATGACTATGCTTGTGGATTGCGAAATGATCTGGAATTGATCAACATTCTCAATCCTGACGGAACCATCAACGAAGCCGGTGAAGACTATGCAGGGCTAGATCGTTATGAAGCACGCAAAAAAATCGTCGCTGATATGGATCAATTGGGCTTCTTCATTGAAGTGGAAGACCGTCTGATTCCGGTCAAACATAGCGACCGTTCGAAAACTCCGATCGAACCTTATTTGTCGGATCAATGGTTTGTCAAAATGGACACCTTGGCTCAGTCGGCCATCGATGCTGTTGAAGATGGTCGTGTGCGATTCTTCCCCAGTCGTTATTCCAAAACTTATCTTGACTGGCTCAAGGAAAAACGAGACTGGTGCATCAGCCGTCAACTCTGGTGGGGACACCGTATCCCAATCTGGTATTGTGAAACCTGTTCTGAGGAAGATCTCAAACAGGCATTTGATGACCGCTATGATGTAAGCTACCGGCGTGATGATGAAGATACCTGTTGGCTCATCTGTAGTGAAACTGATCTGACGGGCGATGAGCTGGGAGCCGACCATCAATTAACGCAGGATGAAGATGTGCTGGATACCTGGTTCAGCAGCGCCTTATGGCCACATGCCACACTTGGCTGGCCTGATAAAAATCCGGACCTGGATTACTTTTATCCGGGAAGTGTTCTCGTCACCAGTCGGGATATTATCACACTCTGGGTTGCCCGAATGGTGTTGACCGGTCTCTATAATATGGACGATATTCCTTTCAAACATGTCTGTATCCATCCTAAAATTCTCGATGGTTTTGGTCAGACAATGTCCAAATCAAAAGGAAACGGCGTAGACCCGATGGACCTCATCGATAAATACGGCGTCGATGCCGTGCGGTTTACGATCGCCTCATTTGCTGGAGAAACCCAGGATGTCAGACTGCCCGTCGGATACGAAGATCCGGAAACTGGTGAAGTTGTACCTCAGACTCTAAAACATCAGAAAACCATTCCCGCGGGTGGTGAGAAACCACGCATCAAATTCCCTAAGAGCGGAAAAACGTATCAGTACACCAGCCCCTGGTTTGACCCCGATCCAGGTGAAAAAGTGGCTCGTATCGTGAGTGAACGTTTTGAGTATGGTAGAAACTTCTGCAATAAACTCTGGAACGCGAGCCGCTTTGCAATGCTCAATCTTGAAGGGTACACCCCTGCTCCACTAAATGAAGCTGATTTAACAATGGAAGACCGCTGGATCTTGAGCCGTCTCTCCAGTGTTGCGGAAGAAATGACAACCGTTTTAAATCGTTATCAATTTGACGTCGCAACTCGCGCCATTCGCGACTTTACCTGGAACGAATTTTGTGACTGGTATCTCGAAATGATTAAACCCCGTCTCTGGGATAAAGATCAAAAACCGGCTGCTCAGCGAGTATTAGTAGGCGTACTCGATTCACTACTGCGGCTGCTCCAGCCTTTTGTACCATTCATTACTGAAGAGCTTTGGCAACGCTTGAATGAAATTGCCCCCGAACGCGGATTATTCAATCCGGAACCAGCTGTGGAAAGTGTGACGATCGCTGCCTGGCCAGAACCACCAAAAGGCTGGCAAGATTCCCAGTTGGAAAAACGCTTCGAACGTCTGCAGGAAATGATCGTCGCGGTTCGTAATATTCGTGCCGTTTACAAAATCTCACCTTCAGTACCACTAAAATTATTCCTACGCTGTGAATCTGAGGTGGCTGATGACATGCAAAATGTTGCCAGCCAATTTGATAATTTAGCAAAAACACTATTGGAGTCGGCCGGGGCTGACGTACAACGTCCCAGTGGGTCAGCCACGTTTTCTCTAAATGATGTCGATGGCTTTATTTCACTGGAAGGTGTGATTGATCTAGAAGCAGAACTGAAACGCCTGGAAGTAGAAGCAGAAAAACAAAAGAAACACATCGAAGGAACTGAGAAAAAACTGGCCAACAAGAACTTTGTTGATCGAGCGCCGGCTGAAGTCGTTGAGGGTGTCAAAGAGACCCTAGCTGGATTACAAAAAAAACATCAAAGTATCCTCGAGACAATCGCACAATTAAAAGAAAAATAG
- a CDS encoding phosphopantothenoylcysteine decarboxylase, with the protein MRILITAGPTREYLDDVRYLSNASSGQMGYALAHSAIQAGHEVALVSGPVRLPPPEGCEIYHVETTDEMYAQCETLFPECDGVIGTAAVCDYRIKTRKPGKIAKTGEAITLELVETIDVLAELGTQKGHRWVIGFALESQDARFNAVRKLYSKKCDAIVLNGVNAIGSTENYVEVIDQSQETVATYSGEKSQVAESLISWVQAHIAGK; encoded by the coding sequence ATGAGAATTCTTATCACTGCTGGGCCCACCCGTGAATATCTTGATGACGTACGTTATCTTTCCAATGCCAGCAGTGGCCAGATGGGATATGCTTTGGCACATTCTGCGATTCAGGCCGGACACGAAGTAGCTCTTGTATCCGGACCGGTCAGGTTGCCTCCACCTGAAGGATGTGAAATCTATCATGTTGAAACGACGGATGAGATGTATGCCCAATGCGAAACCCTCTTCCCTGAATGTGATGGGGTTATCGGAACAGCGGCGGTCTGTGATTATCGGATTAAAACCCGTAAACCAGGTAAAATCGCCAAAACCGGCGAAGCGATCACTTTGGAACTGGTAGAAACGATTGATGTACTAGCCGAACTGGGGACACAGAAAGGCCACCGCTGGGTGATTGGCTTTGCTCTGGAGTCACAGGATGCTCGCTTCAATGCAGTCCGCAAACTCTACAGCAAAAAATGCGATGCGATTGTCCTCAACGGCGTGAATGCCATCGGTTCCACTGAAAATTATGTGGAAGTCATCGATCAAAGCCAGGAAACCGTCGCCACTTATTCTGGTGAGAAATCTCAAGTAGCAGAATCACTCATCTCCTGGGTACAAGCACACATCGCTGGAAAATAA
- the coaBC gene encoding bifunctional phosphopantothenoylcysteine decarboxylase/phosphopantothenate--cysteine ligase CoaBC: protein MQGREILLGVSGGIAAYKTADLTSKLVQKGAAVSVVMTKAAEKFIGATTFEALTGRPVYQGSFSPREHFQGEHIGLARRAELFVIAPATANVIAQLAHGLAEDLLSTLTLTCTAPILIAPAMNADMWAKPAVQRNLRQIKEDGIHIVEPGEGWLSCGVIGKGRMAEPAEILTRIEELLN, encoded by the coding sequence ATGCAGGGGCGTGAAATTTTATTAGGTGTTTCAGGCGGGATTGCCGCTTATAAGACAGCTGACCTTACCAGTAAACTGGTCCAGAAAGGGGCGGCTGTCAGTGTAGTAATGACCAAGGCGGCCGAAAAGTTTATTGGAGCAACTACGTTCGAAGCATTAACTGGTCGCCCGGTATACCAAGGTAGTTTTTCCCCTAGAGAACATTTCCAGGGAGAGCATATTGGCCTGGCCCGCCGAGCAGAACTTTTTGTCATCGCACCGGCAACAGCGAATGTCATTGCTCAACTTGCTCATGGCCTGGCTGAGGATCTCCTTTCAACACTTACATTAACCTGTACTGCCCCCATCCTGATTGCCCCGGCGATGAATGCGGATATGTGGGCCAAGCCTGCAGTACAGCGTAATCTGCGTCAGATCAAAGAGGATGGAATTCACATCGTAGAACCGGGAGAAGGCTGGCTCAGTTGTGGGGTCATTGGAAAAGGCCGCATGGCAGAGCCTGCAGAGATTTTAACACGAATTGAAGAATTACTAAATTGA
- a CDS encoding YicC/YloC family endoribonuclease translates to MLLGMTGFGSSTAEDDRLSVQAEIRTVNNRYLKISTRYPDFYAKLGSQIEKQLRSSITRGTVNLTLKINHLDRTSDYLLDEEVVKQYWEQLKNITQACHLPLPDDLNSLLSLPGAVLDNDSKSHTPESDWPLIEQALREALEDLTEFRKKEGESAQADLLASNQIICEQLKIVKEIAPRVVTNYRDRLHQRLSDLLEDQEVDLDSDSLIREVSLFADRSDINEELSRLDCHLEQFDTILNGSTSQGKKLEFLVQEMFREINTIGSKANDVEISHAVIEMKLAVEKIRENVQNVE, encoded by the coding sequence GTGCTGCTAGGCATGACTGGTTTTGGAAGTTCGACAGCAGAAGATGACCGATTATCGGTCCAAGCTGAAATTCGAACCGTCAACAACCGTTATTTAAAAATATCGACCCGTTACCCGGATTTTTACGCAAAGCTTGGCAGTCAGATTGAAAAGCAATTGCGGAGTTCGATTACGCGCGGAACGGTTAATCTCACACTGAAAATCAATCATCTTGATCGAACGAGTGATTATTTACTGGATGAAGAGGTTGTCAAACAGTATTGGGAACAGCTGAAAAATATCACTCAGGCCTGTCACCTTCCACTTCCGGATGATCTTAATAGTCTGCTTTCCTTGCCTGGGGCTGTTCTTGACAACGACTCAAAATCACACACACCTGAATCGGATTGGCCATTGATCGAACAAGCACTTCGGGAAGCATTGGAAGATTTAACAGAATTCCGTAAAAAGGAAGGTGAGTCAGCACAAGCCGATCTTCTTGCCAGTAATCAGATAATCTGTGAACAACTAAAGATCGTAAAAGAAATTGCGCCACGTGTCGTTACCAACTATCGAGATCGATTACATCAGAGACTAAGCGATTTGCTCGAAGACCAGGAAGTCGACCTTGATTCAGACAGCCTGATTCGGGAAGTCAGCCTGTTTGCAGATCGCTCTGACATCAATGAAGAACTCAGCCGTCTGGATTGCCACCTGGAACAATTTGATACAATATTGAACGGCTCAACATCCCAGGGTAAAAAGCTGGAGTTTCTGGTTCAGGAAATGTTTCGAGAAATCAATACCATCGGATCTAAAGCCAATGATGTTGAAATCTCGCATGCTGTGATCGAGATGAAGCTTGCTGTCGAGAAGATTCGAGAAAACGTCCAAAACGTAGAATAA